TTTCTTTTAAAACAGTATTACCTGCAGCAGATGCATATGGTTCTTCGTGAATTTCAACTCCATAACCATGACCTAAACCATGAGTAAAGTATCCACCATACCCTCTTTTTTCAATGAAATCATAAACTTGTTTATGTATTTCTCCAGCATTAACACCTTCAGATACTAAACTTATTCCTAATGATTGTGCTTCATAAACTGCATTATAAATATCCTCTAATTTAGCATCAATTTCACCAATAGCAATAGTTCTAGTTTGATCTGAGCAATATCCATTGTAATAACATCCCATATCAATAGTTACAAGATCTCCAACTTCTATTTTTTTATCAGTTGGAACAGCATGAGGCATACTTCCGTTTACACCAGATGCAATAATAGTATCAAATGATATTTTTTCAGCACCTTTTACTAGGAATTCATTATCTATAAATCTTTGCAATTCTTTTTCAGTCATCCCTGGTTTTACATAGTCAAGAATTGCTTCAAAAACTTCATTTGTGATGTCACAAGCCTTTTGCAACTGTTCAATTTCTCACTCATCTTTAACAATTCTGATTTCTGAACAATTTATTGGTACTAGAGTTTGATCTTTAAAAATTGAAGTATATTTTTCAAAATCTGCATAATGTACTCAATCTGATTCAAATCCTAATTTTTTCACATCATGTTGTTTTAAAATTTCTTTTATTTGAGTAAATAAATTATTTGAGAATTCCCTGATTTCGATTTCAGCTGGAATATTTTTTGAATTTCTTGCAGCTGTAATGTATCTTCCATCAACTAATAAATAACTTTTTGTTTTAGTTACTAATAAATATCCTAATGAAGATTTAAATCTTGAAAATCAGTATCTGTTTTCAGGCGAGTAAAATAAAATTGCCTCCGCTGAATTAGAGTCTAATAATTCATTTATTATTTCTTGTTTTTTCATAAGTACTCCTTGTTTGAATTAATTTTTATATTTAGATAAAAAAATAAAATAGTTAAAACTATTTTTTTTGTTTATGTAATTCGTGTTTGTTACAGTTGCTGCAGAATTTTTTAACTTCTATTTTTTCTTTTTTCTTATCGTTTTTACCAATGTAATTTTCATTTTTACATTCTGTACAACGTAGAATATATTTTTCACGCATAAACGTCACCTCGCTAAACTTTTTCTTGTATAGATACAATATCTATTTAATATTATCAACCTTTCTACTTTTTTACAAGTTAGATGACAAAATATTTTATTATTAAATATTAAATTGGTTATTTTTAATGTTTTATAGTAAAATATTATTAATGATTTTATTCATTCAACTTAAGGAGGAATTATGAAAAAATTAATAGCCCTTTTAGGAGCAGTAACTTTAACAGCATCTTCAGCTTCACTTGTTGTTTCTTGTGGAAATAGTTCAGTCCCAGCTTATGATAACTTTTCTAAATTAGCTGATGCAACTAGACCAACCTTAAATGAAGATGGTGAAATGCAAAAAAATGGTTCAACTCTTGTCTACTATATTGGTGCACAAGATAATCTTTCTTCATTATCATTTGAATACGCGCTAAAAGAAGCAACTAATGTTGGTGAAGATGCAAGTTTAGATGAAGCTTTTGCAAAATTAAATGAAGCAAATGCAAGTGATGATAATACTTTTGGCGGGAATTTTAAAAATATAGGTAATGTTTTTGAAACTAATGATGCATATGGTGAAGATGGTAATTTAGCACAAACTAATGTCACTTATAATAAAAAACAAAACTTATGATATTTTGAAAGTCAAACTGAATTATTTACTTTTAGTCAACAAGCAACTAGTACTAAAATAGAAATGCACGGTACCACAGTTGAAACTGTTGGTGATCTTTGAACAGACAAAGCAACTAAAAAAATATTAAATGATTGAATAAAACCTTCTGTAGCTAGAATGGTGTATTCAGCAAGTTATAATCCTTCTTCAGATAAAACTAAAGACAAAGAAAAGATAAAAAAAGTTAATGAAGAAATTAATTCAAGAGTTGAAGCCATTAAAAATTCAAAAGGTCCTTTATTTTTAATAATAAGAAACGGTGAATTTGTTGGATTCTTGCAGGGTTATGAAGCATATCAAGACCTTTGAAAATCGGGAGATAATACTACAATTGCTAAAGGTAAATATAAACCTGATGATTTAATACAAACTTTTAATGAAAGCATTAAAAATGTAGTTAATACAAAAGATATTATGACTAACACATATTCACCAACAAGCGAAAGTTATGATTATGATTTGAGTAAAAATTCTAAGAGCAATTGAAATTGAAAGAATTGAGATAACTGAGTTGTTAGAGATTCTAAATCATCAGAATCTGAATCTGGATCAGAAACTTTCTCTTATAATTTAAATAAATACTAATAGGGTTAAGATCCTATTTTTTTTATACGCTTATAAACAAAAAAATCAATCCGAAGATTGATTCTATTTTTTAAATGGTCCCCAAGGCCAGACTTGAACTGGCACGGGAGATAAAGCCCGGTGGATTTTAAGTCCACTGCGTCTACCGATTCCGCCACTTGGGGATGTATATGGTGACTCGCCGGAGGCTCGAACTCCGGACCCACTGGTTAAAAGCCAGTTGCTCTACCGACTGAGCTAGCGAGTCAAAGTTGGTTGGGCTAGCAGGATTCGAACCGGCGCATGAGGGAGTCAAAGTCCCTTGCCTTACCGCTTGGCTATAGCCCAATAAATGGTGGAGGGGGAGGGATTCGAACCCCCGAACCGAAAGGAAGTGGGTTACAGCCACCCGCGTTTGACCGCTTCGCTACCCCTCCATTTAAATGGTGCTGACTAAAGGACTTGAACCTTCGACCTATTGATTACTAGTCAATTGCTCTACCAACTGAGCTAAGTCAGCGATGCCTTTTTTTTGCTATCCTCTTTTAACAAGGACATTATTTATTTTATATTATTAAATTTAAATAAACAAGTAAAATTTTGAAAAAAATAACTTTTTTTTAAAATAAAAAAAGTTGTTAATCAACAACTTTAAATATGTCTTTAATTTTTTTCTTATCTTTTGCTTTTTTAGCTTTTGTTTTGCCTGATTTTTTAAAATCTTCTCTATTTTTTAAATTAATTTTATTTATTATCTTGTGATCTAATAACATTTCTTTATCAGCTCATTTTTCCATATTTTCAACAACAACTTTTCTTGTATTTTTTGTTAAGTCTTCTGTTTTTAATGAGATATGTTTTAAAGGCATGATTGGTTTGCCAAACACAACTTTAATTTCAATATGTTTTGGTCTGTTTTTACTAAATACTTGGTATGAGTTAATGATTGTTACAGGAACAACAGGGGCATTAGCCATTTGAGCTACTTTTAATGCTGCTGGTTGAAATTCACCCACTTCTTGTGAATGACTTCTTGTTCCTTCAGGGAATATAGCCAATGAACGTCTAAAATCAACAACTAATTCTTTTCCTTCTTTGAAAGCCTCTAATGCACTTCTTGGGTTTTTTCTATCTAATGGTATACAATCCATTAAACGTACAAATCTACCAAACTTTTTATCTTCTCATAATTCTTTTTTAGCAATGAATGCTAATGGTTGTTGTAAGTAAAAGTTATTTAAAGCAACAAGAGCTACTGGATCAAAGTTTGATTGATGATTAGGAGCTAAAATAACACCACGATCTAATCAATTTTCAATTCCTTCACATTTAACTGTAATATCTGAAACATACAATATTCTTTTTGCAGCTTTTTTTACAAAATTATAACAATATTCTTCTGAAAAGTATCCTGGACTTTTGATATTTTTTTTGCTAATTTTCTTTGCTTTACGCATCATGTTTCACATTGGGAACCACATGTATGTCATTTTTCAAAAATTTAATTTTAATTTTTCTTTTTTCTTTTTTGATTTTTTAACTTTTGGTTCTTGAACTGTTTTTGATTCAAACACTTCAACAGTTTCAACTGGTTTTGTTTTATTTTCTTTAACTTCAACTTTTTTTACAGTTGTTTTTTTAACTGCTGCTGTTTTGTCAGTTGATGTACTTTTTTTAGTCCCAGTTTTTTTAACTGCTGCTGTTTTGTCAGTTGATGTACTTTTTTTAGCCACAGGTTTTTTAGCTTCAGTTTTAATAATTTCTTTTTCTTTAGTCATTTTATTTTCTCCTACTCATGTATTCTACATAAAAGTGTTCTTTTTCCACTATACTTATTTTATCAAAATTATCATAATTAAAGTTTTTGATATGTATATTTCCTTCAAAATGATTTTTAATAACACTTCTTATTATTTCGTCACAATCTTCAAAGAATAGTTCATAAATTTGGCTACCACCTATTATAAAAATATCTTTTGATTCAATTCCTTTAAACTTATTAATAATTTCTTCTCTATTATTTATGAATATTAAATTATCTGCTTCTAAATGCTTATACTTATATATATCTCTTGTTAGTACATAATTGATTCGATTTGGCAGTCCTTTAAAGTTCATTGATTCAAAAGTATTGCTCCCCATTAATACATTCTGATTCAATGTTGTATTTCTAAAATGCTGCATCTCTTCTTTAATTGATCAAGGCAATGAATTATCCTTACCTATGACTCCATCTTTTGTTTGTGCTCAAATCATCTTAATCATTTTGTTTCACCGCCATACCAACTGAGTATTTTTTTTCATGTGAAATTGAAATTAATATATTCTTTAATTCTTTATTTAAAATAATAGGTGTTTTTTCAGTGTAACCTATATCAATTTTACTCATCACAAATTTTTGATCATTATTAAAAGTTTTGATGATAGCTTCTTTAACTGCTCATCTACCCGCAACAAATTCAATCTTAGATTTTTTTGATAATATTGTTTGTAACTTATCAAGTTCAGAACTTGATAAAACTTTATTTAAAAAACTTTGTCTTAAATTAACTCTTTTATTTTTAACAATATCAATCCCAATTTTTTCTATCATATTTCATCCTTTATTTTATTTAATTTTATCAATTTATAGCAAATAAAAAAACCTCACGCTAACATTTGTGAGGTTTTCAATTAGTTTATTGATACTTTTACATTAAAATCATTAATTTGTTTGTATTCAATTTGTGCTGCATCTAGCATTTTCTTAGACGCTTTAACTTCGTTTGAATCTTTGTATTTATCTTCAAGATAAAATACTTTTTTAATACCTGCTTGAATAATGATTTTAGTACATTCATTACATGGGAATAATGTTACATAAACATCACAATCAGTTAAATTAGTTCTGGCACTCACAATGGCATTTAACTCGGCATGAGCTACATATGGGTATTTAGTATCAATTCATTCCCCTTCTCTTGTTCAAGGAAATTTATCATCGTCTACACCTCTGGGAAAGCCATTATAACCTGTAGATATTATTTGATTTAATTTATTTACAAGAATAGCACCAACCTGAGTTGAAGGATCTTTACTTCTCATTGCACAAACTTTTGCAACGGTCATAAAGAATTGTTCTCAGCTTAAAAAATCTTCTCTTTTCATTATAATTTTAATCCTAAACTAAAACTTGAAATTGAATCAATTATAGATGCAATATTATTTGTTGCTACTGGAGTAGATTGCATAGGGAATTTATCATTTCAAAGTCCCTGTTCAAATCTTCCAATTCATCCAATTTTTGCAATAATTTGGTTATAGTGATCAAAATTACCACCAATATTATTTTTTGCATAAAATTGTAAGGCAGTAATAACATTATAGTTATATGCTGGGGCGTTTTTAAGAGTCACAGCAAATACTATTCCTACAACTATAAATACAATTAAGAATAAAATTAAAATGTTTTCTCTTCATGTTCATTCTTTAACTGGTTTTTTAACTAATCCAGCAAAAATAGAACCAAAGATGATACCTGACATTAATACTGAAAATGAACTTAATTGGTCTTGACTATTAAATATAGCTAAGATGATTAAAATTATTGGTCAAATAACTTTAACTTTACCAAATCTTGCAATTGGAGATGTTTCTCCTGAAATATTCATTGCTAATATACCAACCATGATTCCTATAATTGGTAAAGAACCAGAAGTTATTGTATATGGAAGTGTAGCTGAAACTACAAATCCAAGTGTAATATATGCTAAAACAAATGAAATAGCCAGCTTTCAAACATTACCGATAATAATTTCAGTAATTTTACTTATTGAAAATAGTGAGGTTGTTAATAAGAAAATCATTAATGCACTAAACACTATACCATTAGCAGAATCCATCGCACTAAATCCATAAGTAAATATTCTTCATCATTGTCCACCAGCAATTGTTAGTGATTGATTGGTTCCACCAAATATAATCATTGGCGCTTGTCACCAAATAGTTGATAAATAAGAAGGCTTTTCAGCACCACCACTACCATAAGCAACTTCTTGTAGAATACTTAAATTCATAAATAATCCAATAATTGTAAATGAAACTGGCATTATTATGAAAAAGAATAAAATAATTCAAGTGAAGCCAATATTATTGTTTTTAATTTTATTTAAAGCAATTTTAAAATTGTTTAATTTGATTTCATCATTTAATTCTTCATCTTGAATCTTATTTTCTTTTACTTTTTCTATTGAAATATAACTTTCGTTTAATTTTGAAATTGATGGTAAGAATTTAACTAAATTATTTTTAAGTTCCTTTGGTGTAGTTACAACCAAAATTTCAGTATCGTCTTCAGTTAAATTATTTTCATTTTCACTAATCACAATTTTTAATTTTTTAATTTTTTGACTCATAAAGTTTTTTTGCGCACTCATTTCAATGTTTGATCAAGTTTCTGTTGAACCTTGAATTTGAACTTCTATCAGTGCATACTCATTAGAATTATTAATAAATAAAACACGTGATTCTTTTATTTTTTTATCCACATTTTTGTATTTGTATTCTTTCTTTAAAAACTTTACTAATGCCTGATAAGTGTTAGATTGTTTTTCAGTCATTTTCAACACCACCCTCCTGAAGAATTTTATCAGTAAATTCTTTTGGTAATTCTGCTTTTAATTTTACCATTTCTTTTGTGATTGGGTGTAAAAATTCTAATTTATAGGCATGAAGCATTTGTCCGAAATCAGTTTGCTTTTCAGCTAACTTACCATATGCAGGGTCATTTACTATAGGATGTTTAATGAAATTGAAGTGAACTCTAATTTGATGTGTTCTACCTGTTTCAATTGCACATTTAACTAAAGTAGTTTTATCTAGACGTTTAATAACATCAAAATTTGTTACTGCATATTTAGAATTTTTTGATGTTACCATCATTTTTTTACGATCATTTTGATGTCTTCCGATCGGCGCATCAATGATCCCTTTATCTTCTTTAATTTCACCTCATACTAAAGCTACATATTCTTTGTATATTTCATGGTTCTTTAACATTTCAGTTAATACTTGATGAGACTTATCATTTTTAGCAACAATTAGTAACCCTGTAGTTTGTTTATCAATTCTATGAACAATACCTGGTCTTTCAATTCCACCTATTGTGCTTAAAAACTCAGCATCTCTGCCTAGTAAGGCATTAACCATTGTTCCTTCAGTATTTCCAGCACCTGGGTGAACAACCATGTTATTTGGTTTGTTAACAACTAAAATATCATCGTCTTCATAAACAATATCTAAATCTATTTTTTCTGGATTAATTGTTGATGATTTAACTTCAGGAATTGTTATTTCAATTTCAATATCTCCAATCAAGTTAAAGTTTTGTTTTGTTTCAACATTTCCATTAACTTTAATATTTCCATCTTTAATTAAAGTTTGAATGTAACTTCTTGAATATTCGGTAGATTCAGCCAATGCATCTACCAAGTATTTATCTAATCTTACTTTTTCGACATTAGCTATCAATTTCATTTATTTCTACCTCTTTATTCATTTCTTTTTCTTTTTTTGGTTTAAATACATGGAATATTTCAATTATGAAACAAATTGCTCCAAATCCAATCCCTATGTTTACTCACATGTCAGCTAAATTAAATATATAGCCTGATGATCCTAAAAAATTAAAATCTCAAACAAACATATCAACAACTCCACCATAAACTTTATTTACTTCATCAAATGGCGCTCATGATCTAGCTAATAAATTAGCAAATCCACCAGCTAGTAAAAGTGATGAAGTTATAATTCATTTTTTATCATTTAAAAATATAAATAGAACTATTAAACATATTACAAATACAGTTGCTAATGTTATTGCTAATTCAATTTTGTTTGAATTTCTTCCATAAGCTGATCCAGGATTAATAATAAAATTTAATTTTAAGAAACCTTTTATAAATTGTTTTTCTTCTTTTTGCTGCATTGTTGCTACAACAACTCATTTAACAATTCAATCTGCTAAAATCAAAAAACTCATAATTGGGGTTGCGACAACTAGTTTAAATTTTCACTTGAAATCATAGGCTTTTAAACCATAAACAAAATTGTTTATTCAATTTTTAAACATAACTATCACCCCTTAAACATATTTATAATGATTTTACTACTGAATTACATCTTTCACAAATTTCATCATTAATTAATGTGTCAAATATTCCTCAACATCTTTCACATTTTGCTCCTTGTTTTGGTTCAACACCAACATAAGCTATTTTTTGTTCTGATAAACTTGAACAGTCACTCGTAAAATTTAATGAGTTAACAATGAATATTTTTTCTAATTCTGATGTTGACTCAATATTTTTAAACTCATCCTTTAAACAAACTTTAACAACAGCTTCAAAACCCTTATTAATAACTTTTTCTTCTCTTGCAATTTCTAATGCTTTATTTACGTCATCTCTTAAGATCATAATGTTATTTCATTTATTTACAAAATCATCTGACTCAATGAAATCTTGTTTTTTATTATCTAATAAATGAACAGATTCAACTTTTTTTAAGTTAACCATTGATTGGTAAACTTCTTCAATTGTATGAATTAATACTGGTCTTAATAAATCTATTAACATTCAAAGTTGTTCGTATAAAACCGTTTGAACTTGTCTTCTTCTTAATGAATCTTTTTGTTCGATATATAAAATATCTTTAATAAAGTCTAAATAGAATGAAGATAAATCTTTAGTTACATAATTTACTACTAAGTTATAAACTTGGTTATATGCTAAGTTATCATAAGCTTCACTAGCTTTATTTTTAATAACACTTAAATTGTGTAAAGCATATCTATCAACTTCAGTTAAATCTGATTGATAATCTTTGCTTGGATCAAAATCAAATAAGTTTGCTAAAATAAATCTCATTGTATTTCTTATTTTTCTGTAAGATTCACCAATTTGTTTAATAATTTCAGGGCCAATTTTTTGATCATCAGTGTAGTCTGTTGAAGCTACTCATAATCTTAAAATATCTGCTCCTTGTGTATTTGCAAATTCAATAGGGTCAATTCCATTACCTAATGATTTTGACATTTTATTTCCTTTTTCATCAACTGTCATTCCATGTGAAATAAGTTTTTTATATGGAGATTTACCTGAGTAAATAGTTGAGTTAATCATTGATGCATTAAATCATCCACGATATTGATCATTACCTTCTAAATATAAATCATATGGTAATGGTAAGTTTTCAAATCTTTCACTTAATGCAATAGCACTTGATCCTGAATCAAATCAAACGTCTAAAATATCTTTTTCTTTTCTTAGGTTTTTATTTCTGTAAGTTTCAGGCAAGAATGTATCTGCTGGTTTTTCAAATCATGAGTTTGTTCCAAGTTCAGCGATTCTATCAATAGCAAATGCTAAGATTTCATTGTTTAATACTAACTTATCATTTTCATCATAGAATGCAACAATTGGTACACCTCATAATCTTTGACGCGAAATAGTTCAATCAGTTCTATCTTCTAATACTTGATATAAACGTTTTTTAGCTCACTCTGGTTTTGTTGTTATTTTATCAACGTTAGCTAAAATTTCATCTTTTGCTTTATCTAAACCAATAAATCATTGTGAAGTACAACGGTATATAACTGGTTTTTTAGTTCTTCAGTCATGTGGATAAGAGTGTGAAACAAATTTTAATTTTAATAATCTTTGTTTAGCGTCTAAATCCATTCCAACAATTTTATTCGCATCTTCATAAAATACACCAACTAGTTCTTTATTAAATTCAGCAATTTCGTTTGTGAATTTACCTTGATCATCAATTGGAGCAAATGGTTCTAAACCATGTTGTTTTACGATTAAGTAGTCATCTTCGCCAAAACCACCAGCGATATGAACAATACCTGTTCCTGCTTCATCAGTAACATGATGTCCAATTACAATTTGATTAATTTTTTGTTCATACAGTGGGTGAGCATATTTAATACCTGCAATTTCAGGGCCTTTTAGAGTTTCTAAAATTTCAAATGTTTCTCAACCAATTTGTTCAGCCACTTTATTAACTAATGACGACGCTAAAATAAATTTTCTATTGTTTGCTTTAACAATATTATATTCTATGTTTTCACCAACAGCAGCCATTTGGTTTGAAGGGATAGTTCAAGGTGTTGTTGTTCAGATAACAATTTCAGTATCAGTGTCAATTTTTGCATTACCTTCAACAATTTTCATAGCTACAAAGATAGTTGGTGATTTAACATCTTTATATTCAATTTCTGATTCAGCTAAAGCAGATTCACTTGAAGGAGATCAGTAAATAGGTTTTAAGGCTTTGTAAACCATTTCTTTTTCATACATTTTCTGGAATAATCTTAATTCACTAACTTCAAAATCATGCGTCAAAGTTACATATTTGACATCACTATTTGAAAAAATACCTAAACGTTTAAATTGGTTAGCTTGATTTGCAACTTGTTTTAAAGCGTAATCTTTACACATATTTCTAAATTCAACTGCAGGTGTTTTTTTACGATCAATACCCATTTTAGTAACAGCTGTTTCAATAGGCAATCCATGTGTATCTCATCCCATGATAAAAGGAGCTAAATATCCATTAGCGTTTTTTCATCTAATTATCATATCTTTTAAAGTTTTATTCAATGCATGACCAATATGTAAATCACCATTAGCATATGGTGGACCATCATGTAACATAAATAAAGGCTTACCTTCATTTAATTTTTGTTTTTTATCATAAATACCTTTTGCTTCTCACATTTCTTGGATTACTGGTTCTTTATCTTTTAATCCGGCTCTCATGTCAAAATCTGTTTGACCTATTAATAATGTATCTTTATAAACATTTTTCATTTTCTAATCTCCTTTTAAAAATAAAAATCGCCCCTATAAAAAGGAGCGATCAACCGCGGTACCATCCTAATTAATAAATTAAAACTTAATTTATCATCTTTAAGGTTTTAACGGTGCCACCGCAGAATTCTACTCAATATAATTTTTCTTTTCTGTTAAAAAAAGGTGATATCTTTTAAATATTATTACTAGTTCACACCAAACACTAGTTCTCTCTAAATAATTGATTTAAAAAACTTGTCCTTTAGTTTTTATAATAATATTTTATCTTATTTTTGATTAAATTTGATGTTTTTTTACAAATTCAGTTGTTCTTAAAATGTAATCTTCAGTAAACTTAATAATTGATTTAGTGTGATTAATTCCAGTATCATAAATAATCAATTCATTTGCCTCTGATTCTTCAATGTTATTTTTGACATCATGCATTTTAAAACTATCCAAAAAGTTTGTTACTCGATCAAATCTATTATGAATATACATAATCGGTATATATTTATGCTTTGCTTCAATTAAATTAATAAAATCAAGTTCAGCTAGATTTACACCATATTCATTCTTATAAATTTTTAACATATCTTCTAACACTAAGTTAACGTAATTTTCAAATATTTTTGGAGCATTATTAGCAACCATTCTTCTTAAGAGTTTTGAAACTGACATATAAGCTGAATCAGAGATTGCTCATTTAATATTATTCTCTTTAACAAATTTTTCCTCTGTTAAAGCCAAGTAATTAACTGTAAAACCACCCATACTTGTTCCAACAAGACCTATTTCTTCTGGTTTATAATTTTGTGTTACTCATGAAATAATTGTCATTAAGTCTCACTTTTCTTTATAACCTCAAGTTACAACATCACTATCACTTGATCCGTGATTTCTAAAATCAAAAGTTATAATATTGTATCCTAGTGAACGATAGTGTCAAGTTAAATATAAAACATTGAATCTTCCAGAATTAAACCCATGTACACCTATTACTCATTTGTTACTTGGTTTAGGGTTCAATCATACACTTGCAACTATTTTTACGCCATCTTTTGAAAGAATCGTAAAGTTAGATGTTGGGTTTTTATATTCTTTTATTTTTAATTTCTTATTTGAATTTCTATTAGTCGAATTAAAGTTATTAATCGCTTTAACAAAATTAATTTTTAAGCTAGCAGCTTCTTCACGTTGTTTGATTATTTTTGAAAAACTTGAGTTCCACATTTGAATCATTTTATGTGCTAATGTTGAATATTCTGACATAATAACCTCTCTTCTATTATTTATATTTTACTATAAACATACAAATAAAAATGAAATAAAAAAATAAGCAATGCTTATTTCCTAATTAATATTTTATAAATGTTACCTTCAATTTTTTTGTAGATACCATCGTTAATGTATATTACACCTGATATAAAATCAATAATTCTTCTTTTTTCTGTTTTTTCTAATTCAGAAAGATCTATTAAAACAATTTTATTAACTTTCAATTCATCTGCAATTTTTGCTGCATCTGAAAATGAAACTGGTTTAATTATTTCAGTTCTTCTAGAAGGAATATCTTGGTTGATTGTGTTTAATTCACTTTCTTTTGCATATTCCACTTCTTCATTAGTAGATTTCATTTCTTCATCATAAATACTGTATGCATTTACATCGCTTAAAGCTTGATCTGTTTCCCCTGATTCAACTTTTTTAGCTTTTATTTTATCTAATAGTTCTTTAATTT
The Mesoplasma entomophilum DNA segment above includes these coding regions:
- the ileS gene encoding isoleucine--tRNA ligase, with translation MKNVYKDTLLIGQTDFDMRAGLKDKEPVIQEMWEAKGIYDKKQKLNEGKPLFMLHDGPPYANGDLHIGHALNKTLKDMIIRWKNANGYLAPFIMGWDTHGLPIETAVTKMGIDRKKTPAVEFRNMCKDYALKQVANQANQFKRLGIFSNSDVKYVTLTHDFEVSELRLFQKMYEKEMVYKALKPIYWSPSSESALAESEIEYKDVKSPTIFVAMKIVEGNAKIDTDTEIVIWTTTPWTIPSNQMAAVGENIEYNIVKANNRKFILASSLVNKVAEQIGWETFEILETLKGPEIAGIKYAHPLYEQKINQIVIGHHVTDEAGTGIVHIAGGFGEDDYLIVKQHGLEPFAPIDDQGKFTNEIAEFNKELVGVFYEDANKIVGMDLDAKQRLLKLKFVSHSYPHDWRTKKPVIYRCTSQWFIGLDKAKDEILANVDKITTKPEWAKKRLYQVLEDRTDWTISRQRLWGVPIVAFYDENDKLVLNNEILAFAIDRIAELGTNSWFEKPADTFLPETYRNKNLRKEKDILDVWFDSGSSAIALSERFENLPLPYDLYLEGNDQYRGWFNASMINSTIYSGKSPYKKLISHGMTVDEKGNKMSKSLGNGIDPIEFANTQGADILRLWVASTDYTDDQKIGPEIIKQIGESYRKIRNTMRFILANLFDFDPSKDYQSDLTEVDRYALHNLSVIKNKASEAYDNLAYNQVYNLVVNYVTKDLSSFYLDFIKDILYIEQKDSLRRRQVQTVLYEQLWMLIDLLRPVLIHTIEEVYQSMVNLKKVESVHLLDNKKQDFIESDDFVNKWNNIMILRDDVNKALEIAREEKVINKGFEAVVKVCLKDEFKNIESTSELEKIFIVNSLNFTSDCSSLSEQKIAYVGVEPKQGAKCERCWGIFDTLINDEICERCNSVVKSL
- a CDS encoding alpha/beta hydrolase, whose protein sequence is MMSEYSTLAHKMIQMWNSSFSKIIKQREEAASLKINFVKAINNFNSTNRNSNKKLKIKEYKNPTSNFTILSKDGVKIVASVWLNPKPSNKWVIGVHGFNSGRFNVLYLTWHYRSLGYNIITFDFRNHGSSDSDVVTWGYKEKWDLMTIISWVTQNYKPEEIGLVGTSMGGFTVNYLALTEEKFVKENNIKWAISDSAYMSVSKLLRRMVANNAPKIFENYVNLVLEDMLKIYKNEYGVNLAELDFINLIEAKHKYIPIMYIHNRFDRVTNFLDSFKMHDVKNNIEESEANELIIYDTGINHTKSIIKFTEDYILRTTEFVKKHQI
- the sepF gene encoding cell division protein SepF, with translation MKIKELLDKIKAKKVESGETDQALSDVNAYSIYDEEMKSTNEEVEYAKESELNTINQDIPSRRTEIIKPVSFSDAAKIADELKVNKIVLIDLSELEKTEKRRIIDFISGVIYINDGIYKKIEGNIYKILIRK